The Planococcus halocryophilus nucleotide sequence CTAACAAAGCGCGTCGTGCCAAAAGGAAGATTTTCATTTGTTACAGGGTATTTAAAACCTGATAACGTTAAACCTTGAACTTCTTCTGCAAAAGGATAAAAAGACACGTACCGGTAACGTGCGTCTTTTACAAGCTCATGAATACCTGGGCTTAAAAAACGGATTTGGTTCTGGTTGTTTATTATGAGAAAGCGGGTTTCAGGAAATTTTTGTTGATAATGGTAGACGATGTGCAATACGCTCATATAATGATCCAGACGGCCACCCGTTACACCTGCAAGTATCACTTGTTGTGGATGATATGTCATCGCTCTTTCAAGTCCTAGCTCTGTATCCGATTGATCTTTTTCTGAAGGCAAGCGTGCCAAATCAGGAAAAGCCATTCGGATTTTTTCATAGTCACCCGCTGTTACTGAGTCGAAATCTCCAACAGCAGCATTTGGATGAATGTCTCTTTCAAGCAACGTGAGTGTGCCCGAATCGACCCCTATATAAATAGCGTTTGGAAATAAAGAGAAATCCGGCAGTTCAACTGCCGGACCTCCTGCGATTAAAATGACATTCACGAAATCGCCTCTTCTCCTGCTTTCCTAATTGCTTGAAGAGCTTGCGCACGGTCTTTTTTACTGTAGATAGCTGAACCCGCTACAAAAACTGTTGCACCGGCTTCAGCGCAAGCTACGATGGTTTCTTCGTTAATGCCGCCATCAATCTCGATTTCAATCGTTAATTCTTTTTCTTTAATGATGTCAGACAGTTGTTTGACCTTCGGAACCACCGAATGAATAAATTTCTGTCCGCCAAAGCCTGGGTTGACCGTCATAAATAACACAAGGTCGATATCTTCAAGAATATGTTGAATCGTCTCGATTGGCGTATGTGGGTTTAACACAACACCTGGCTTTACACCAAACGAACGTATCAATTGAATCGTACGGTGTAAATGAGGGCATGCTTCTACGTGGACTGTAATGTAGTCAGCCCCTGCTTTTGCAAATTCCTCGATATAAAGATCTGGATTTTCAATCATTAAATGAACATCCATTGGTAATTTAGTTAAGGGACGTATTGCATTTAACACGACAGCTCCAAATGAAATATTTGGAACAAAATGACCATCCATGACATCTACATGAATCCAATCTGCTCCTGCTTTTTCTACTTCTAACACTTCTTCTCCAAGTTTTGCGAAATCTGCTGCTAAAATAGACGGTGCAATTTTAATCATTTGAATACCTCGGCTTTCGACTCATAATTTCTTCTAAAAACTTCAAGTAATGCTTGTAACGATATGCTGGAATTTCTTTTGCTTCTACTGCTGCTTTAATGGCACATTTCGGTTCATTCATGTGCAAACATTCTCGGAACTTGCATGCGTTTGATCGTGCTGCAAATTCAGGGAAACAAGCAGACAACTCTTCTCGTTCCATCGTTTCAAAGTCAAACGAACTAAAGCCAGGCGTATCAGCTAGTAAACCATTATTGACGGCGATTAACTCCACGTGGCGCGTCGTATGTTTGCCTCGATTTAAAGCTTTTGAAATGTCATCTGTTTTTAATTCTAACGATGGCAAAATAGTGTTGAGCATCGTTGATTTCCCAACTCCCGATTGACCAGCTAGCACACTGATTTTCCCTTCGAGTACCGGCATTAACCGATTTTTTAATGCAGGGTCATCAATAAACGTTGGAATGACTTCATAGCCAATTTTTTCGTAATCTGCAATATAGTGTTGAATTTTTTCTTTTTCTTCTTCTTTTAATAAATCCATTTTCGTCAAACAAATGATAGGTTGGATTGAATGCGATTCAATCGCTGTTAAAAAGCGGTCTAAAAGCAAAGGGTGAAAATCCGGTTGCTTTACTGAAAACACCAAAATTGCTTGATCCACATTTGCAATTGGCGGACGCACCAATTCATTTTTCCGTTCGTATACATGTAAAATTGTGCCTTCGAGTTCATTATCTGCTTTGTAGTCGACATAATCTCCAACTAATGGTGTGATTTGGCGGTTACGAAAAACGCCCCGACCACGACATTGCGTATATCGTTCCCCGTTATCATCTAATACATAATAAAATCCGCTTAACGCTTTTCTGATTTGACCTTTCGGCATCGTTTCACTCCTTTCATCGCTTATTCCACACTAGCGTACTCAAAAGTTTCTTCTAGTATAATCGTTGAATCTCGCACAATTCGGTAAGATGCACTATCACCTTCTGCAATTTGCATTTCAATCTGGTGAGATTTATTTTCGGTAATTTTAAATTCCTCTACAGGCTCTACCATGGTATTGGTATTGTCTTGTATATACACTTGAATGGTCTGCTCAACTGGCTCTTCGCCTTCTTCAGTCGGCTCATCTGGTTCATATGGAATAGTGATTGTATGAATATATGTTTTCATCGGTTGTTCAGCTACCCCTGAAGACAAGGTTACTTCAATTGTACTCCCTGCTTCTAGTTGTTCTCCTGCAGCAGGTGTTTGAGACATAACTTTTCCAGCTTCTACCTCACTTGATGCTTGTTCAGACACAATTCGAATATTAAAGCCTGAAGAACGGGCATAATCATTGAGATTTTCCTCAGTAAATCCGGCTAAATCTTCTACCTTGCGCAAGTCTTTTCCTTTGCTGACAATAAACTCAACTTCAGTTTCACTAATAATCACTTCTTCTCCAGCTGCTGGTCGCTGATTTAAAATCGTCCCTGCAGGTTCTTCGGAAAACTCTTCTGTAGATTTAGCTGGCGCAAATTTTTGGGAGTCCAACTCGCTTGTCGCGTCTTCAAGCATTGTACCGACAAAATCTTTCATTTCAACTTTTTCTTTTCCTTTGCTGACGAAAAGCTGAATTGCTGATTCACGATCTCTCATTTTCCCTGCTTCTGGAATGGTTCGAATTATATGGTTGCCTGCTATTTCTTCTGAAAATTCCTCTGTTTCTTCTCCAACGATAAATCCATTAGCTTGCAGCTCTTCTACCGCTTCTGTATGTTCCATTCCTGAAACATCCGGTACTGCTACTTGTCTTGGTTCAAATAGACCCGGAAATGCAATGGCTTGCACTAGACCCGCTATCAATAAGAACGATAACACGCCGATAATCCACGGCCATTTCTTTCTTTTCTTTTTCATAGGAGTTTTTTGTTCATTTGCCGTTTCATTTACCGGTAACGGCATTGTTTTGGAAGCTTCGACATTGGCATAGGCCGCTGTGTCTTTAATAGCGGGCATTGCACGCGTTTCATCTTGGTCGACAGGCACCATAAACTTTGGTTCATTTAGTCGTTCAGGTAATAATACCGTGCTAAGATCTTCTTCCATTTCATCAGCCGACTGATAACGATGCTCTAATTTTTTTGCAGTAGCCTTTAAAACGACATTTTCTAAACTTTGTGGCAGTGAAGGAACTGTATCACGCAAAGATGGTGTTTCTGTCTGCAGATGCTTTAACGCAATCGAAACAGCCGATTCACCTGAAAATGGCAGCTTACCTGTGATTAATTCATACATTACGATACCGAGAGAGTAAATATCAGATTTTTTATTGGCTGTCCCGCCTCGAGCCTGCTCTGGAGATAAATAATGAACCGTTCCCAACACGGAATTTGTTTGTGTATAGGATGTCGCACTTAATGCCATTGCAATCCCAAAATCAGATATTTTCACATTGCCATGATCATCCATTAAAATGTTTTGTGGTTTAATATCTCGGTGGACAATTTGGTTGTGATGGGCATGTGCTAAAGCCGATGCTAACTGCTTCATAATCTCCACTGCCCGCTCAGGCGAGACCGGTGAATGTTCGATTATGTAATCTTTCAGCGTTTTCCCCGGAACATACTCCATCACCAAATAATGGATAGAACCGTCTTCGCCTACATCGAAAATGTTAACAATATTCGGATGTGCCAAACTGGTAGTGGATAATGCTTCTCTTTGGAAACGCCTACGCAACTCTTCTTCATTAGAAAAATCATATCGCAAAATCTTAATCGCGATATCTCGATCCAAAATCATATCATGCGCCAAATAGACATTAGACATTCCACCACCACCGATCAATTCCTTGATCTTATAGCGGCCGTTGATACTTTTTCCAATCAACATAGTTATACCTCCTTATCCATAGAGGATAGAAGAATTAATGAAATATTATCTTCTCCTCCAAGGTCATTAGCCAGATTTACTAGTTCCTGACCCTTTTGAGATAAAGGTGACGCAGAGCGCACAACGGAGGCAATTTCTTCTTTTGGAATTTTATTGCTTAGCCCATCTGAGCACATCAATAAATATGGATCATCTGCTAACGAAAAATCGATTATTTCTCTTTCAATTCGAGATTCAGTACCAAGCGCACGAACAATCCAATTTTTCTTTGGATGCTCTTCAGCCTCTTCTTGACTGATTTCACCACTATCAACGAGCACATTGACATAAGAATGGTCGCGAGTTAACTGTTTGATGGAATCACCAATGAGATAAGCTCTGCTATCGCCAATATGGCATAAAACACCTTCAAAGCCTTTAATCAATGCCGCAATTAAAGTAGTTCCCATGCCTTTGCATTCAGGATTTGCCGATGCATGATCATACACTGAGCGATTAATCGTTTTGATGCGCTCTGAAAGCCATTTCCGCTTGCTGTCGAGCGTCAAAAATGCTTCGTCCTCATCTTCTAAAAAAAATTGACTCAATTGATCAACCGTCATTTTACTAGCGACGTCTCCAGCTTTATGACCACCCATTCCATCTGCAACTATCGCTAACATTAATCCATCAGTTCGTTTAAGTACCGCTACACTATCTTCGTTTACTAAACGAATTTTACCCGTATCACTTTCGATCACATACTGAAACAAATCATGACACCCCGATCCTCTTTAAGCTGTTGCTGTCTTTTGAGTCTTTTTAAAAGCAGCGATGAAAAAGCCGTCACTTCCATAATCTTGCGGGAAAACTTGAACAAAACCTGTGTGTTTAATGCCCATCGTTGCAGGTAGTGCTGCCTGAATTTTTTCCATTTCAGGATGCTCTTTTAAAAAGCGCTCTGCAGTCCCTCTATTTTCAACAGCATCTACGGTACAAGTGCTGTAAACGAGTATGCCATCTTCTTTTAATAGGCGAGCTGCCTGGTCCAATAATTCAATTTGAATTTCCTGCAAACGAGCAAAATCTTGCTCTTTTTTCGTGTATTTAATATCTGGCTTCCGCTTGATTACACCTAATCCACTGCAAGGAGCATCTACTAAAATACGATCGAATTTCTCTTCACCAAAACGCTCTACACTTTGTTTGCCGTCACCAACAGTAGATTCGATTACAGTATGTCCTAATCGCTCGGCATTTTCATCAATAAGCTTCACTTTATGCTGGTGTAAATCAAGTGCATATAATGTTCCACTGTTTTTCATTTTTTCAGCAATATGAGTGGTTTTCCCACCTGGTGCCGCACACATATCGAGAACCGTCATTCCTGGCTCTACTTGCAATGCATAGGCTGGAAGCATAGAACTTTCATCTTGAATCGTAATAAAGCCTTTTTCGAAAGTAGTTGTACGAGCAGGCTGACCATTCGTAACAACTAAACATTCGGGAATCATTTTACTTGGTACCGCTTCTAACTCTTCTGACTCGAGCATTTCAATAGCTTCTTCAACTGTCGCACGAACTGTATTTACACGAACCGTTTGCAATGGTGTTTTGTTGTTTTCCAACGCCATTTCCCGCGTTTTCTCCAAACCAAATTGCTCTGCCCAACGTCGGATCATCCACTCTGGGTGACTCGTCTCAATTGAAATTTTTTCGTATGGATCGCTAATCGTATTAAATGAACGCACACCGTTGCGCTGAACCGAACGTAAAACGCCGTTTACAACAGAAGCCACACCACCGTGCCCACGACGCTTAGCAATCTCGACTGCTTCGTGAACAACTGCGTGTGCAGGAATTCGGTCTA carries:
- a CDS encoding thiamine diphosphokinase codes for the protein MNVILIAGGPAVELPDFSLFPNAIYIGVDSGTLTLLERDIHPNAAVGDFDSVTAGDYEKIRMAFPDLARLPSEKDQSDTELGLERAMTYHPQQVILAGVTGGRLDHYMSVLHIVYHYQQKFPETRFLIINNQNQIRFLSPGIHELVKDARYRYVSFYPFAEEVQGLTLSGFKYPVTNENLPFGTTRFVSNELVGCGSVEITSGYCLMVESSDA
- a CDS encoding Stp1/IreP family PP2C-type Ser/Thr phosphatase, with translation MFQYVIESDTGKIRLVNEDSVAVLKRTDGLMLAIVADGMGGHKAGDVASKMTVDQLSQFFLEDEDEAFLTLDSKRKWLSERIKTINRSVYDHASANPECKGMGTTLIAALIKGFEGVLCHIGDSRAYLIGDSIKQLTRDHSYVNVLVDSGEISQEEAEEHPKKNWIVRALGTESRIEREIIDFSLADDPYLLMCSDGLSNKIPKEEIASVVRSASPLSQKGQELVNLANDLGGEDNISLILLSSMDKEV
- the rsgA gene encoding ribosome small subunit-dependent GTPase A; translated protein: MPKGQIRKALSGFYYVLDDNGERYTQCRGRGVFRNRQITPLVGDYVDYKADNELEGTILHVYERKNELVRPPIANVDQAILVFSVKQPDFHPLLLDRFLTAIESHSIQPIICLTKMDLLKEEEKEKIQHYIADYEKIGYEVIPTFIDDPALKNRLMPVLEGKISVLAGQSGVGKSTMLNTILPSLELKTDDISKALNRGKHTTRHVELIAVNNGLLADTPGFSSFDFETMEREELSACFPEFAARSNACKFRECLHMNEPKCAIKAAVEAKEIPAYRYKHYLKFLEEIMSRKPRYSND
- the rpe gene encoding ribulose-phosphate 3-epimerase produces the protein MIKIAPSILAADFAKLGEEVLEVEKAGADWIHVDVMDGHFVPNISFGAVVLNAIRPLTKLPMDVHLMIENPDLYIEEFAKAGADYITVHVEACPHLHRTIQLIRSFGVKPGVVLNPHTPIETIQHILEDIDLVLFMTVNPGFGGQKFIHSVVPKVKQLSDIIKEKELTIEIEIDGGINEETIVACAEAGATVFVAGSAIYSKKDRAQALQAIRKAGEEAIS
- the rsmB gene encoding 16S rRNA (cytosine(967)-C(5))-methyltransferase RsmB, with amino-acid sequence MKNKKLQGNVRDAAFSILWAVENKQAYSNLLLHQTIESYGIAAKNRGLLTEITYGTLQHQMTLDYYLEPYLKGKIEPWVKILLRLSLYQIVYLDRIPAHAVVHEAVEIAKRRGHGGVASVVNGVLRSVQRNGVRSFNTISDPYEKISIETSHPEWMIRRWAEQFGLEKTREMALENNKTPLQTVRVNTVRATVEEAIEMLESEELEAVPSKMIPECLVVTNGQPARTTTFEKGFITIQDESSMLPAYALQVEPGMTVLDMCAAPGGKTTHIAEKMKNSGTLYALDLHQHKVKLIDENAERLGHTVIESTVGDGKQSVERFGEEKFDRILVDAPCSGLGVIKRKPDIKYTKKEQDFARLQEIQIELLDQAARLLKEDGILVYSTCTVDAVENRGTAERFLKEHPEMEKIQAALPATMGIKHTGFVQVFPQDYGSDGFFIAAFKKTQKTATA
- the pknB gene encoding Stk1 family PASTA domain-containing Ser/Thr kinase; the encoded protein is MLIGKSINGRYKIKELIGGGGMSNVYLAHDMILDRDIAIKILRYDFSNEEELRRRFQREALSTTSLAHPNIVNIFDVGEDGSIHYLVMEYVPGKTLKDYIIEHSPVSPERAVEIMKQLASALAHAHHNQIVHRDIKPQNILMDDHGNVKISDFGIAMALSATSYTQTNSVLGTVHYLSPEQARGGTANKKSDIYSLGIVMYELITGKLPFSGESAVSIALKHLQTETPSLRDTVPSLPQSLENVVLKATAKKLEHRYQSADEMEEDLSTVLLPERLNEPKFMVPVDQDETRAMPAIKDTAAYANVEASKTMPLPVNETANEQKTPMKKKRKKWPWIIGVLSFLLIAGLVQAIAFPGLFEPRQVAVPDVSGMEHTEAVEELQANGFIVGEETEEFSEEIAGNHIIRTIPEAGKMRDRESAIQLFVSKGKEKVEMKDFVGTMLEDATSELDSQKFAPAKSTEEFSEEPAGTILNQRPAAGEEVIISETEVEFIVSKGKDLRKVEDLAGFTEENLNDYARSSGFNIRIVSEQASSEVEAGKVMSQTPAAGEQLEAGSTIEVTLSSGVAEQPMKTYIHTITIPYEPDEPTEEGEEPVEQTIQVYIQDNTNTMVEPVEEFKITENKSHQIEMQIAEGDSASYRIVRDSTIILEETFEYASVE